The Malus domestica chromosome 13, GDT2T_hap1 genome includes a window with the following:
- the LOC103452046 gene encoding uncharacterized protein At3g49055-like codes for MASTGDEDNDAVLSDVEGDDPVPIVIKTPSSDEISPERFRELIAELDRERQAREAVENSKSDLQAQFNRLKALAHEAIKKRDEWGRQRDEALREKEEACKTNEKVTAELAESNRAREEALQQREEIGKQLEEAVKERDGLRAEIGNSTHMLMSGMDKISGKVSNFKNFGGGGLPRSRKYTGLPVVAYGVIKRANEIVEELVRQIDTTVKSRNETREQMDQRNYEIAIEISQLEATIGSLREEVAKKTSAVENLEKSIAEKSGKVSDIEREMEDKLSKAESEVSQLKQLVGEYDDKLTDLDSKTEAQRGLLFDQLNLVSKIHDRLYNIIKIVDANNLDQSEFSESLFVPQETDMEENIRATLAGMESIYELTRVVVEKTRDLSEEKNREIKSLDETVNRLVNEKEQIGSLLRSALSKRITSSPSSKTNELFQVAENGLREAGIDFKFSKHAGNGNVDIESEEDEIYELAGALENIVKAAQLEIIDLQHSAEELRAELSLLKQHVEAQAKELDHRMHRIGELEEKERVANESVEGLMMDIAAAEEEIARWKAAAEQEAAAGTGVEQEFVAQLSTLKQELEEAKQAIAESEKKLKFKEETADAAMAARDAAEKSLKLADLRATRLRDRLEELTRQLEEIENREDTRRGLGGPRYVCWPWQWLGLDFVGVSRTDTQQESSSNEMELSEPLL; via the exons ATGGCAAGCACCGGCGACGAGGACAACGATGCGGTGCTCAGTGACGTGGAGGGCGACGATCCCGTGCCGATCGTGATCAAGACTCCGTCGTCGGACGAAATTTCCCCCGAGCGGTTTCGCGAGCTGATCGCCGAGCTGGATCGCGAGCGGCAAGCTCGGGAGGCGGTGGAGAATTCGAAGTCGGATTTGCAGGCTCAGTTCAATCGGCTGAAGGCTCTGGCGCACGAGGCTATAAAGAAGCGGGACGAGTGGGGGAGGCAGAGGGACGAGGCGTTGCGTGAAAAGGAAGAAGCTTGTAAAACCAACGAGAAGGTCACGGCGGAGCTGGCGGAGTCGAATAGGGCCAGAGAGGAGGCGTTGCAGCAGAGGGAGGAGATTGGGAAACAGTTGGAGGAGGCGGTGAAGGAGAGGGACGGTTTGAGGGCTGAGATTGGGAATTCGACTCATATGCTCATGTCTGGAATGGACAAGATATCGGGGAAAGTTAGCAATTTCAAGAATTTTGGAGGCGGGGGATTGCCAAGGTCGCGCAAGTACACGGGATTGCCCGTGGTTGCCTATGGAGTGATTAAGCGGGCGAATGAGATCGTGGAAGAGCTTGTGAGGCAGATTGATACTACGGTGAAGTCTAGGAACGAAACGAGAGAGCAGATGGATCAGAGAAATTATGAAATTGCAATTGAAATTTCTCAGCTGGAAGCCACGATTGGCAGTTTGAGAGAAGAAGTAGCGAAGAAGACATCTGCAGTTGAGAATTTGGAGAAGAGCATTGCAGAAAAGAGTGGGAAAGTGTCGGATATTGAGAGGGAGATGGAGGATAAGTTGAGTAAGGCTGAGAGTGAGGTTTCACAGTTGAAGCAGTTAGTTGGAGAGTATGATGATAAGTTGACGGATTTGGACTCGAAAACAGAAGCACAGAGGGGTTTACTTTTTGATCAGTTGAATTTGGTTTCGAAGATTCATGACCGGCTATATAATATTATCAAAATCGTTGATGCCAATAATTTGGATCAGTCAGAGTTTTCAGAGTCCCTGTTCGTCCCTCAAGAAACGGACATGGAGGAGAACATACGTGCAACTCTGGCTGGGATGGAATCCATTTATGAATTAACCAGGGTTGTTGTTGAGAAGACAAGGGATTTGTCTGAGGAAAAGAATCGTGAGATTAAGAGTTTGGATGAAACAGTGAATCGGTTAGTTAACGAGAAAGAACAAATTGGATCGTTACTGAGGAGCGCATTGTCAAAGCGGATCACATCCAGTCCATCTTCTAAGACAAATGAATTGTTTCAAGTTGCAGAAAATGGTTTAAGAGAGGCAGGAATAGATTTCAAGTTTAGTAAGCATGCTGGGAATGGAAATGTGGATATTGAGTCGGAGGAAGATGAAATATACGAATTA GCTGGGGCTTTGGAGAACATTGTTAAGGCAGCTCAGCTTGAAATCATTGACCTGCAGCATTCTGCGGAAGAATTAAG GGCAGAGTTGAGTTTACTCAAACAGCATGTGGAGGCTCAAGCTAAGGAGCTCGACCACAGAATGCATAGAATTggggaacttgaagagaaggAGAGGGTAGCAAATGAAAGC GTTGAAGGGCTAATGATGGACATTGCTGCTGCTGAAGAAGAAATTGCAAGATGGAAAGCGGCAGCAGAGCAAGAAGCTGCTGCAGGCACAGGTGTAGAACAAGAATTTGTGGCACAG TTGTCGACGCTTAAGCAGGAACTTGAAGAGGCAAAGCAGGCTATTGCGGAATCAGAGAAGAAACTCAAGTTCAAAGAAGAGACAGCTGATGCTGCCATGGCAGCTAGAGATGCTGCTGAGAAATCATTGAAATTGGCTGACTTGAGGGCAACCAGGCTCCGGGATAGATTAGAGGAGCTTACACGTCAGCTtgaagaaattgaaaatcgGGAAGACACGAGAAGGGGACTGGGTGGACCTAGATATGTATGCTGGCCGTGGCAGTGGCTTGGGCTGGACTTTGTAGGTGTCAGTCGCACCGACACACAACAAGAGAGTAGTTCAAATGAAATGGAGCTCTCTGAACCTCTTCTATGA